The Nostoc cf. commune SO-36 genomic sequence GTTCATTCAAGGGAGCATCAAACTGTGCGTGGGCTTTGTTCACCCCTAACACCCAAGGTTGCTCTTGTAAAGGAGCAAAGCCGACCATTTGGCGCGTCTGCTCAATTGGGGAATAATAGCTGGTGTGACTTGTCTGTTTAGCTCCCACGATCGCAGCTGCTAACTCTGGAACGTCCAAGCTTTTGATTTGATCGACACCATAAAGCCTATCGGTTTCGCTCTGCTGTTGTTTATTAGCTGGCAAGGGGACTAAGCTATTATAAATTAGCGATTTATCAGGATGGCTAATGATTACGCCACGCTCGTCAACCAAGAAGGCATAACTTTGAGAGCCAGCCTGCAACGCATTTACAATCGCCCAGATGTCTTCTCCCTTGATTTTTAAAACCGCCACACCGACAATCTTGCCGCCCTCAGACCGTACAGGATTGGAGAAGTAGATGCCTGCTCGTCCACTCGTTGTACCAACTATAATGCTAGAGACGTAAGGGCGTCCCTGAATGCTAAAGCGGAAGTATTCACGGAAAGCGTAGTTTTGAGCAACGAATGTGGGGTCAGTGGCAGCAAGACAGCGCCCCTTTGTATCTATGATGTAGACAACATCATAGTCAGGGTTGGAGCGAAAGACGTTATCTAGCGTTCGTTGCATCGAGGAGCGGAAGGCTGTTTGCTTTTGAGGATTAGTAGCAGCCAGCAAACCCACCACATCCTTATCAGTGCTGACTTGGACGGCAACACGCCGGATGTCGATAATTAGCTGGTCGAGGCGACTAGCGTTACTGGTGGCTAAGAGTTCCAGTTTGCGGTATTCGCTGTCCTCTGCACTCTTTAGGCTTTCTTGGAGGTTGTGATAGGTGGTGAAGCTCATCGGTATGAGGGCAACTGCAAGCAGTGCTACCGAGATTTTTGTTCTGATAGACCAGGCAGAGGGGTTAAATAACCGACGCAAGAGTTTAATTGTAATTGAGCCGATTTGCTCTAAACCCGACCATACTGTGGTGGGTGGCTGATAAGGGACAACCTTTAGCCCACCTGCGATCGCATCTAACTCTGCATCACTGATACTATCACCTGACTTTGAGATTTTAGCTAAAACAGCTTCCCATTCTGGCAGTGTAAAACTGTAGCCACCAGCTAGTATAATTTCTAGGCGTTGCTCATCACTGACAGCGTTTTGGAGTTGCTTTTGCAACAGTTCATCCGTAGCTATCCGCTCATAAAAGGCTTGTGCGCTTTCAACAGACATACATTTTAAGAGGCTATTAAATCAGTTGCCTCAATCCCACAGAGTAGCAGTAATTTCTGCCATGTCCAGGGACTGCTTCGCTTTAACAAGAACCTTTAAAAAGGCTCGCCGATTTTGCCAACCAGAAAGAACCATTCAATGCGATCGCTTCATTCAATAGAAGAGAAGCTTGAGTTACCCAATTACCATTAACTCAACTTGAGTTGGTAAAAAATTTCTTCAAAATCAAGATGCTTGTTTTCATTAAATTTATCAATTTTCCTTTGAAACAACTGAATTTTTGGATTGATATCTAAACAAATTAGGAGATACAAAATTTAAATACAATGCACAATATTTATGTGTGACTAACAATTTTTTTTATCTTGACATCAAAAAAATTATTAGTTCCATCAAAAGATAGTGTATGGTAATTACCTTCAAAACTCAGTTAGTCTTTTTACAGGTTCAGCACTTCTAACTTGATTGCTAAAGCATAAAAAGATGAAATGTCTGAGCAAAGTTTGCTGAAAATCACGAACAGTGATCAAAATGCAACTTAGAGTTAATAGCTCAATCTGTAACCAAACTGAATGTTATTTACTTAAGGAGAAAGATATGTCTATCCAAAATGCCAAGGCGTTTTTTAATGCGGTACTTACAAATGATAATTTCCGAAGCCAACTTCAAAGCCCTAAAACTAATGAGGAACGTGCTGTAGCTATAAGAGCGGCAGGATATGATTTCACTCCAGAAGAATCTCAGCAGTTGCTCAATCAAATTATTCAAGCAGCAGCTATTAGTAACAGTCTAAGTGAGGCTGAGTTAGAAGCAGTTTCTGGAGGATTACTAGGAGCAGTAACCGGACCAGGTGCTCTTCTAGTTGGTTCCGCAACTGGTATTGGTGGGGCTGTTGGTGGGGCAGTAACCGCAGTGCTCAGCGGGACTGATCCAGTTCCAGCTGCTGTTGGTGGGGCTGTTGGTGGATTTGTCGGTGGTGCCCAAGGCCCAGCATAGCTCCATCAACCCAGGTAGTAGTTCTACTCTGGTAGGCTTCTAAATAATAACCAAAGCTAAAGAGCAGCTAAGTATACTTGTTTAGCTGCTCTTTACTCTCAACGTAACTTTTGGAAGTAAAAGTTTTTCTCAATGAATCTTAAAAAAAATATTACCTTCAGATCAGGAAAGTTTAGCGATTTTGGACAGACCATACAAACCTTTCCGAGAGATTTGAAACTCCTGCAAACAATCGTTACGTCAGGGGTGATTGTGACAACTGCTGCACTTGGGGGCTTTGTTACCAAGGTTCAGGCGGCTACTTTCACCCTACCAATTGAAGCAGCAGCCAAAGCTACAGGGGTTGATGTTTTGCGCGATCGCTACGGTCTAGATGGCACTGGAATTACCATCGGCGTACTATCAGATAGCTTCGCTACAGCAAAGACCTTCGATGCCTCTAACAACCTGGATACTTATGCCACCAACATAGCCGATGGCTACTTACCATCTAATGTTAACGTGCTAAACGACTATGCTAAGACTGGTACCACGGATGAGGGTCGCGCTTTATTGCAGATCATCCATGCTGTGGCTCCAGGAGCTAACTTAGCGTTTCACACAAGCTTGAACACCACGGATACCTTCGGTCAAGGCATTCAGGCTCTAGCGGCTGCTGGGGCAGACATAATTGTGGATGATTGGGGTTACATATACCCTCCCATTGCTCCTCCTGATACACCTTTAAACCTACTAGATTTGGAGCCTCCGAACGGGTCAATTAACCAGGCGATTAACGCGGTACTTAACCAGGGGATTTCTTACTTCACTAGTGCTGATAATAATTATCTTCCACCCAATAGCCAAGTGCCTGGTGTTCCAATATACGGGCATCCAAATAACCCAAATGCGCTGACCGTTGGAGCAGTGTACTACGGCAACGCGGAATCCTACTCAAGCAAAACGTTCGATGTTGTTGTAAAACAGGGGCAACTAGAACCCTTCTCTTCGGAAGGCAACCCAGATTCTCTCAAGCCGGATGTTGTGGCTCCAGATGGGCTAGCAATTTCCTTTAACTTAGGTGGAGGTTCCCCTCTTGATGCCAACCCCGACTTCTACACTTTCTTAGGTACCTCGGCCTCGGCTCCTTTCACAGCCGCAGTTGCAGCACTGTTACTAGAGGGCGATCCAAGCGCAACACCTACTGAAATCTATGATGCTCTAAGAGATACGGCTGACAGCCCTTCGTTAGGCTTCGACTCCAGACTTGGCTTCGGACTGATCCAGGCAGACGATGCTATTGTTGCACTGGGTGTGGAACCCAAACCAGTCCCCGAACCTTCTGCAACTCTAGGCTTGCTAGGTGTTGGTGTTCTAATTGTTGGTTTGCGCCTGAAACCCTTTAGCAGAAGTTCAAGACTATGGTTAAGCCCAGTCAGAGGTGGGGCTTCAAAGCCTTTAGTTTGAGCAGCAAACGGGTTTTCCGATTACTGAGGTGCTAGTTCAGCTTTTAACTAATCCAAGTTGCGGGTTATCCACTAATGCCCAATCGCCTTTAACAAATCGTCTCTGATAGCATATATGGCAATTATTTCGTTTAGCATATAGCCCTCCTAATTTTCTTCTTGGAGGGCATTTTATTGCTTAACTGTTTCAAAGCGATCGCCCATCAGAGTAACTAGCAACTTGGGTTAACTACTCGATTTGCTGCGCTTTCCGCCAAGCTTGGGGGGTAGTCCCGTGATACTGGCGAAACTGACGAAAGAAATGACCCTCATTCTGATAACCCACAGCCTCAGCAATCTGATTTGCGGACTGGTTAGTTTCTAAAAGTAAGGTACGTACTGCTGCCATCCGGCGCTCGACAATCCAATGATTCACTGGTTTTCCTGTCTGGCGTCGCACTAGGTCGGTTAGGTAAGCTGCTGAATAACCTACTGCTTGGGCTACGTCGCACAGGGTAATGGATTGATGATAATTGGCTTCGATAAAGTCGAAAACCTCTTTAAGTTGAGGGCAAGTAGGCAAGATTGATTGGGAATCTGCCGATGTGTCTGCGTCAGTACTTTGGGATTCTGGCACTGGCGGGGACTGAGCAACATAGCACTGACGCATGGTTGCTTGTTTTTCTAGTCGGGTAGCGATCGCTTCCAACAAATCCTCTACTGTCGAGGGCTTGGTAAGATAATCATCAGCTCCCAAATTCATCCCTTGACGAACCTCAGTTTTTGTAGATTTGGCGCTGAGAAAAATGAAGGGAATTGTTGCTGTTAAAGGGTTTTGGCGCAATGCATTCAAAACACCATAACCATCTAGTTCTGGCATCATAATGTCGCACAGTACCAAATCAGGCAAGTGTTCTTGTGCTTGCTGAATACCAACAAGACCATTTTCCGCAGCGATCGCTTCAAACCCTTCTGCTTTTAAACTGTCCAAAAATATATCTCGGCTTTCTGGCTCATCTTCAATCACTAGAATTTTAGTCATAGTGTCCCCTTGTAAGCGTCAGATGAATTATGAGTTTTACATAGACTTTTTTTTTGGCTTGGTTGTCCTATTGCAGAGATTGTCACTGCACTGGTAGGGCAATCGTGAATGTAGTACCTATTCCAACCTCGCTGGCAACTGAAATTTCACCACCATGCAGGTCTACAAGCTTTTTGACAAGTGCTAATCCTAATCCATTACCGGCGATATTGCCGATATTCGTACCGCGATGAAATGGCTTAAATAGTCGTTGTTGATCTCTTACAGAAATGCCAATTCCTCGATCTTTAATCTGAAAGATGACTTGTTCATCTCGGCGAGAAACTATCAAATCAATCGTGCTGCCGTTTGGAGAATATTTGACCGCATTTGAGAGCAAATTTCTGAGAATAAGCTGTAGCAATTTTTGATCTACACAAACCGTACAATCACCTTGACTAATTAAGGTAACTGCGTAGTCAGGAGTCTCTGGTGACGCAGATATTGAGAAGCGATCGTGTTGTCCAGAGTTGTTTGAGCAGAGACTTTCTTTGCTCGAAACTTCTTCCTTACGGGGAGATTCCCTTGGTAGTGGTAACTGGCGTGGTTCTTTCCACGAGGAACTGTCATCATGTTCTCCCGGCATCAAGCAAGTGGCATTGCTTTGATTCAAATTCATTTCTGCCAATATGTCACCGCACAATTCGAGCAGGTTAAGTGGTTTTGGTTCAAACTTGAGCTTTTCTGTTTCTCCTCTACTGTTGAGGAAAATTGCATCCATCAATTGGCTGATTTGTTCAACTCCTACTTCCAAGCGTTGCAAGTATTGTAATTTTTTCTCTTCAGTCCACCGATAAAGATGACGTTTAAGCAGACTAGCGGACAGTGAGATAATATTTAACGGAGTGCGAAATTCGTGAGAAAGCATAGAGAAAAAGTGCGCTCTGTGTTCGGTGAGTAGTTTTTCTTGTTCTAAAGCCGTCTCTACCTGCTGGCGCAAAACTTTCTCTCGGCATAACTGCTGATTAGCGTCTCTTAATTCAGCTGTAAGCTGTTGAACTTTGCACTCTAATACTTCATTAACCTTTTGTAAGACGATAGATGTCTGCTGGCGTTGACTGATATTGCGAATCAAGATACAGGCATATTCGCTAGAGTTGTATTCCAAATAAATAATAGTAAGTTCTACGGGAAAAATCTGATCTTCTTTAGTTCCATATAAAGATTCAAAGTATAAATAGCCCTGCTCTTTAACAGTTCTCCAATGCTTTGACCAGACTGCTGGCGAAAAGTCTGGTTTGATGTCGTGCATAGTCATAAAGAGTAACTCTTCACGAGAATATCTCACCAAACTACACGCTGCATCATTGGCGTAGAGAAACCCCGCATCTGGCTTTACCCAAAAAACTGCATCTTCCATATCAATAATTACAGATTTAGTATGCTGTAACTCCTTTTCTAGTAACAGTCTGATTGGAAAGTTGTTTTGCTCTAAAATGCGGTTGCTAATAACCATAGTTCAATTCACTGCAATTACTGAATAAGCTTTAAAAAATGACTTTTCATCACTAAGCTGTCGGTTGCATCTGGTTTAATACGACTTTTGTCGAATCGAACCAGAATTACCGCTTTCTGCAAACTTATGAAAGCATTTCAATCCTTTAAGTCAGGCTTTGTTTTCTCGAATTCATCAAAAGCGCTGGTAAACTCTATTCCTTTGTGGATGGAAAGGGATAGCGATCGCTTAAAGCATTGGGCATAGGGCATTGGTAATTCTTACCCATGCCCTATTCCCGATTCCCCATGCCGAAAAATTTTATTCCCTTGTGGGTAGAGTTTTTTATAGTCATAATCTATGTATTTTCGATACAGCTTTTATTCTTTCTCTTGTCTACTGCAACTTTTTTTATGCGAGTATCGGATTTTAGTTACAAAAGTTCACTTAGTTTTTTAAGCAAAAGTCAGATTTTTGCTTGGGATTGCCTATTAGAAGCTTGTTCCTTGCATTGAGAAATGTAAAGATTTGTAACTAAAATAGTTGTTTGGCATAAAACTTCGGGCTGCACAGCGAGAGAAAAATAGAGATTCGTTTTCGCCGCCTTTGGAGTTTCAGATGTATCATCCCGAACAAGATGGAAAAAACTTGGTTCTTCGGTAGGTGTTATGCTAAAAATTTAATTAAACCCCAAAATTTCCTTTAAAATCAAGGCTTATAGGCGATTATAAACTCAACTTTATTGCCAAGACTCAAATGGTAATCATAAGTGGCCAATACATTTGTCTTAATTTACTATGAAACCAGTTCATATCCGACGCGCGTTAGCGTTGGCGTTGGCAAAGCCTCTCGAAGAGAAGCCTCTCGAAGAGAAGCTCGCCGCAAGCATCGCTATATCCCAAGTATTAGAAGAAATAACTGAAATGTGGTGTCAATGGCGTAGACAAAAGCTGCCACTCTATTTGTTCTTGGCGATGTGTTTCAACCTAGTGGTTGCACCTATGGTCTATGCAGCTACTGGTGAACAACTTTCCCGCAGTCAATCTTGGGGATTGGGGCTGTTAGGACTTGTAACACTAGGGCTTTCTATCTATTTATTTTTTGTAATGTTTGTACCGGAGAAATTCTAAGAGGTTGTTTGAAAAGTGGTTGACTGTGATTTTAGGCACTTTTAGATCCCCCTATGCTTAAAAAAGGGGCGAACCGGATTCAAAGTCCCCCAATTTATCGGGGGATTTAGGGGGATCTAAAACTTTTTGCTACCAAAAGTAGGACTTTTCAAACATCCTTTAATTAATGAGTTTTGCACTTGAAGCAAAAAATTGTATATTTTTAAACGTGGGTTCCCTTCTGCCTTCTAAATAGCGATCGCATCAAAATGGGGAAAGGGAAAGAAAAAACCCTTACCCTTTACCCCAAACCCGATCCGAGTTAAAAATGCACAAAGCGAGAAGTATTGTCACTCACCCCGCCAGGCGATACACAATCACCTTTCCTTTCCAATTTTCTTCCACAAATACCAAATACTCACCATTTGAACGTCGAAAAGCGCGGATACCATAAGGTATATCAATCCAGCCACTTTCGCCTCCAACTTCTGGGCCTGGTTTTAACTTGTCTACTTGCGCTCCTGTCGTGGCATTGTAGACATATACCTCTGCGGTTTTAAATGTCACGGCAAATACATTGTCTCCCGCCACACTTATTGCAGCCGTAGCTACTTCGCGTTTGCCAGTGGTGTCGTAAGGAATTACAATCCGCCAGCGAGGAGTACGATTTCCTTGACTCCAATTGTCAAAACGAGCAATTTCAGATCCAGCAACTTTTGTATCGTCGCCGAAGGCGGGGTGATCTACTGTGAAGCCTGACAAATACATAGTATCTGTTTGAGGGAAATATTCGATCCGCCGCAAGTCGTTAAATATGCTGGGAGTAGTTTGCTTTTCCATCGAACTGTAGCTGTAGATGGGGTTGCCTTTAGAATCTATTCCCTGTAAAGGATAGTGCCGGATGCCAGTGCCATCTTGTGTTCGCAAAGCTTTCCAAACATCTCCTTTGCTGTCTACCCACCACCCGCCAAGATAGGGATAATCTTTGCTGATATCATATTCGTTCTTTTCAAAAGTACCGTTACCGTTACCGTCGCGCCAAATCCATTCCCCTTGTTTTGGTTGATGCGGTGGCCAAGTTCCAGTTATTGATTTTTTATCGCCATTAGTACCAACAAACATTCCGGCTGGGATGGCAATTTTACCATCTGTGGCTGGATTAAAACGATATATTTGCAGAAAGCTGCTATACATATCTGTGAGGAATAAAAACGGCTTCCCTTGGATGCGGCGAAAAAAGGTTCCATCTGGTGATGTATGCAGACGTGGATCTTGAGGATATTTGAAAGCATTTAAGGTGTAAGCTTTGTAAGTCCATTGCTTACCAGCAGGCTTACTGTAGTCCATCAAATAATGTTCTTGTTTGGTGAATAAATCTACACCATCAGTTTTAGGATCTGCATCTGCATTATCGACGAATATCAATCCCAGCGATCGCCATATTAGTTTTCCCGATGGCGAAAATTTCCGCAAATCTGTTCCTGATCTGTTGAAACCATTACTATTTATATAAATATTGCCTGAAGCATCTGTACCGACTCCGGTAAGTCCATAAAGTTTCAAATCTCGAACTTCACCAGGAACTCCTGCATAGATTCCACCTTTAGAACCAAAACTCCCCACCTGTACTGGCTGGCTTTTAATATCGTAAATCAACATTTGCTGACGTGGGCCATTTTCTGCCACTAACAGCTTACCTTGATGATTAATAGCGATCGCAGTTGGTTCAACGACATCTGCAATCTGTTGCGGCAATTGCTTGCCATTTTGGGAATAATGTAAAATTTTCGCAGGCTTACCACCCTTTTTGCTTTGAATAATCCACAGATTTTTTTGTCGATCAATAGTTATTGTTCCCGGATTTGGAACGTTAAAGCTGCGGAGTTCTTTCATCGTATCAGTATCATAGACACGAATGCGGTTAGCAGCAAAATCACTCACATACAACTCATTTTCTACAGTTGCTAATCCAGTGACTTCACTTTTAGTACTGGTAATCACCATACTTTTATCCCTGCCACGCCCATTTGAAAATGGCGCAGGTTTCCCTAACAAGTTATAGCGTCTAACGCAATACCAGGTTGTTCCTTCTGGTGGGTAATCTTCTTTTTTATTACCGCCCGCTCCCTGAGTCATGGCAATATAAGCATATTTACTGCTGGCTGTTACCGCTTTGCCACCACCACGACTCCAGCCGTGAGTATCCTCAAGGGAACCAATAACCTTACCATCTTTATATATTCCTGCCTCGTTTCCCGCCTCATCCCAATGGCTGTTGGTATAAACTGTGCCATCTGGTGCAACATACATTGCCTCAATATTGTTTTGTACTCGCAGATTTCCACTGCCAACAGTATTACCTATCCATGATGTTTTGTAAGTAAGTGCGGGTGTTTCAGTATTGTTTTGTACCAGCAAATTTTCACTGTCAATCCTATTACCTGCCCACAATACTTTGTCTGTAAGCGTGGGTATTTCAGTATTGTTTTGTACCCGCAGATTTCCACTGTCAACACTATTACCCGTCCACAATACTTTGTCTGTAAGTGTGGGTGTTTCTGTTGTTGTCCAGTCTGTTGTAATTCCAAAAGCAGTAACAATAACTGCAACAGTCAGACTGAGTAAAAAGTTAAAAGTTTTACTTTTTTGCAAATATCTAGGTTTAGATAGTTTTTTGATGTGCTGATTGAGCTTTTGACGGAGTTGTTCTAACTCCATCAGTAATCTATTTATCATATATTTTTCAGCTTTTAATTATTTATATACAATTAAAGTTTATGAAATCAGCACAAAATATAACTATTCTCAAAGTAACCTAGAAGCAGGGTATCTAATGAGATATCAAGAAAAATCATCGGGATGAAAAACTTACTATTTACATAA encodes the following:
- a CDS encoding sensor histidine kinase is translated as MVISNRILEQNNFPIRLLLEKELQHTKSVIIDMEDAVFWVKPDAGFLYANDAACSLVRYSREELLFMTMHDIKPDFSPAVWSKHWRTVKEQGYLYFESLYGTKEDQIFPVELTIIYLEYNSSEYACILIRNISQRQQTSIVLQKVNEVLECKVQQLTAELRDANQQLCREKVLRQQVETALEQEKLLTEHRAHFFSMLSHEFRTPLNIISLSASLLKRHLYRWTEEKKLQYLQRLEVGVEQISQLMDAIFLNSRGETEKLKFEPKPLNLLELCGDILAEMNLNQSNATCLMPGEHDDSSSWKEPRQLPLPRESPRKEEVSSKESLCSNNSGQHDRFSISASPETPDYAVTLISQGDCTVCVDQKLLQLILRNLLSNAVKYSPNGSTIDLIVSRRDEQVIFQIKDRGIGISVRDQQRLFKPFHRGTNIGNIAGNGLGLALVKKLVDLHGGEISVASEVGIGTTFTIALPVQ
- a CDS encoding response regulator transcription factor, producing the protein MTKILVIEDEPESRDIFLDSLKAEGFEAIAAENGLVGIQQAQEHLPDLVLCDIMMPELDGYGVLNALRQNPLTATIPFIFLSAKSTKTEVRQGMNLGADDYLTKPSTVEDLLEAIATRLEKQATMRQCYVAQSPPVPESQSTDADTSADSQSILPTCPQLKEVFDFIEANYHQSITLCDVAQAVGYSAAYLTDLVRRQTGKPVNHWIVERRMAAVRTLLLETNQSANQIAEAVGYQNEGHFFRQFRQYHGTTPQAWRKAQQIE
- a CDS encoding Nif11-like leader peptide family natural product precursor is translated as MSIQNAKAFFNAVLTNDNFRSQLQSPKTNEERAVAIRAAGYDFTPEESQQLLNQIIQAAAISNSLSEAELEAVSGGLLGAVTGPGALLVGSATGIGGAVGGAVTAVLSGTDPVPAAVGGAVGGFVGGAQGPA
- a CDS encoding S8 family peptidase translates to MKLLQTIVTSGVIVTTAALGGFVTKVQAATFTLPIEAAAKATGVDVLRDRYGLDGTGITIGVLSDSFATAKTFDASNNLDTYATNIADGYLPSNVNVLNDYAKTGTTDEGRALLQIIHAVAPGANLAFHTSLNTTDTFGQGIQALAAAGADIIVDDWGYIYPPIAPPDTPLNLLDLEPPNGSINQAINAVLNQGISYFTSADNNYLPPNSQVPGVPIYGHPNNPNALTVGAVYYGNAESYSSKTFDVVVKQGQLEPFSSEGNPDSLKPDVVAPDGLAISFNLGGGSPLDANPDFYTFLGTSASAPFTAAVAALLLEGDPSATPTEIYDALRDTADSPSLGFDSRLGFGLIQADDAIVALGVEPKPVPEPSATLGLLGVGVLIVGLRLKPFSRSSRLWLSPVRGGASKPLV
- a CDS encoding NHL repeat-containing protein, producing the protein MINRLLMELEQLRQKLNQHIKKLSKPRYLQKSKTFNFLLSLTVAVIVTAFGITTDWTTTETPTLTDKVLWTGNSVDSGNLRVQNNTEIPTLTDKVLWAGNRIDSENLLVQNNTETPALTYKTSWIGNTVGSGNLRVQNNIEAMYVAPDGTVYTNSHWDEAGNEAGIYKDGKVIGSLEDTHGWSRGGGKAVTASSKYAYIAMTQGAGGNKKEDYPPEGTTWYCVRRYNLLGKPAPFSNGRGRDKSMVITSTKSEVTGLATVENELYVSDFAANRIRVYDTDTMKELRSFNVPNPGTITIDRQKNLWIIQSKKGGKPAKILHYSQNGKQLPQQIADVVEPTAIAINHQGKLLVAENGPRQQMLIYDIKSQPVQVGSFGSKGGIYAGVPGEVRDLKLYGLTGVGTDASGNIYINSNGFNRSGTDLRKFSPSGKLIWRSLGLIFVDNADADPKTDGVDLFTKQEHYLMDYSKPAGKQWTYKAYTLNAFKYPQDPRLHTSPDGTFFRRIQGKPFLFLTDMYSSFLQIYRFNPATDGKIAIPAGMFVGTNGDKKSITGTWPPHQPKQGEWIWRDGNGNGTFEKNEYDISKDYPYLGGWWVDSKGDVWKALRTQDGTGIRHYPLQGIDSKGNPIYSYSSMEKQTTPSIFNDLRRIEYFPQTDTMYLSGFTVDHPAFGDDTKVAGSEIARFDNWSQGNRTPRWRIVIPYDTTGKREVATAAISVAGDNVFAVTFKTAEVYVYNATTGAQVDKLKPGPEVGGESGWIDIPYGIRAFRRSNGEYLVFVEENWKGKVIVYRLAG
- a CDS encoding Nif11-like leader peptide family RiPP precursor, which encodes MSVESAQAFYERIATDELLQKQLQNAVSDEQRLEIILAGGYSFTLPEWEAVLAKISKSGDSISDAELDAIAGGLKVVPYQPPTTVWSGLEQIGSITIKLLRRLFNPSAWSIRTKISVALLAVALIPMSFTTYHNLQESLKSAEDSEYRKLELLATSNASRLDQLIIDIRRVAVQVSTDKDVVGLLAATNPQKQTAFRSSMQRTLDNVFRSNPDYDVVYIIDTKGRCLAATDPTFVAQNYAFREYFRFSIQGRPYVSSIIVGTTSGRAGIYFSNPVRSEGGKIVGVAVLKIKGEDIWAIVNALQAGSQSYAFLVDERGVIISHPDKSLIYNSLVPLPANKQQQSETDRLYGVDQIKSLDVPELAAAIVGAKQTSHTSYYSPIEQTRQMVGFAPLQEQPWVLGVNKAHAQFDAPLNELIWQNSYSLLAVGAIATIIALILARSIAKPIRALTKAAQSLVEQDDFDTHQLAKVSDANDDIGQLVRVFLQMAEEVKAREQKLKQQVMELNVEIDEAKKARQVADITQTDYFQEVQQKAQKIKGRTVKDDETETDYFQQLHQKAQNLKGRAN
- a CDS encoding potassium-transporting ATPase subunit F; translation: MWCQWRRQKLPLYLFLAMCFNLVVAPMVYAATGEQLSRSQSWGLGLLGLVTLGLSIYLFFVMFVPEKF